In Fibrobacterota bacterium, a single genomic region encodes these proteins:
- a CDS encoding isoprenylcysteine carboxylmethyltransferase family protein: protein MAALLGALALARYRSHAPLQPAWLALLAAGLGWRAWAGAHIDGHSNGAVLSGPSLAAGGPYRISRHPLYFANLLCAAGIVLYAHCLPLWAAVLGIAVAVAHHEALARAEEKFLLARHGEIYRRYMQVTPRWPGMAMRKEGQGAPGQADGGGSGPGEADRGRDAPAKAEVWRPLMARQGWNLAKGCACALIIRIAAAASG, encoded by the coding sequence TTGGCCGCGCTCTTGGGCGCCTTGGCGTTGGCCCGCTACCGTTCCCATGCGCCTTTACAGCCCGCATGGCTGGCCTTGTTGGCCGCGGGACTGGGCTGGCGCGCCTGGGCGGGAGCCCATATCGATGGCCATAGCAATGGGGCCGTTCTTTCCGGGCCTTCCCTGGCCGCGGGGGGACCGTACCGGATTTCCCGTCATCCCCTGTACTTCGCCAACCTGCTTTGCGCCGCGGGCATCGTCCTATATGCCCATTGCCTGCCGCTTTGGGCGGCGGTTTTGGGAATCGCCGTGGCGGTCGCCCATCATGAGGCCCTGGCGCGCGCCGAGGAGAAGTTCCTGCTGGCGCGTCATGGCGAAATCTACCGGCGTTACATGCAGGTTACCCCACGATGGCCGGGAATGGCGATGCGGAAGGAAGGTCAGGGCGCCCCCGGCCAAGCGGACGGCGGAGGGTCCGGTCCAGGGGAAGCCGATCGCGGAAGGGACGCGCCCGCGAAGGCGGAAGTTTGGCGGCCGCTCATGGCCCGGCAAGGGTGGAACCTCGCGAAAGGCTGCGCCTGCGCGCTTATCATCCGCATCGCGGCGGCGGCGTCGGGATGA
- the groES gene encoding co-chaperone GroES — protein sequence MNVKPLADRVLVEALEAAEKTAGGLYVPDTAKEKPQKGRIIAAGPGKAADNGTIVKLEVKVGDTVLYGKYSGTEVSVDGKDYLIMRESDVLAII from the coding sequence ATGAACGTGAAGCCCCTCGCTGATCGCGTCCTCGTCGAAGCCCTGGAAGCCGCGGAAAAAACCGCCGGCGGCCTATATGTACCGGACACCGCCAAAGAGAAGCCCCAGAAGGGCCGTATCATCGCGGCCGGTCCCGGCAAAGCCGCCGACAACGGCACCATCGTGAAGTTGGAAGTCAAAGTCGGCGACACCGTCCTCTACGGCAAGTACTCCGGCACCGAAGTCTCCGTGGACGGCAAGGATTACCTGATCATGCGCGAGAGCGACGTTCTCGCGATCATCTAA
- a CDS encoding cysteine desulfurase: protein MSRHYFDHNATTPMLPEAAEAYARGAFGNPSSLHWAGRAARAAVEDAREMLAGWLGVSPGEIVFCAGGTEADNLALLGAADSGKLRGCHIVAASFEHPAVLEPIGKLAAAGWEVTWVDPDRDGVVRPAAVAAALRPDTALATVMAANNETGALQPVAEIGALLRDRGVPFHCDAVQALGKSEVRPRDWQTDYVALSAHKINGPKGVGALYVRKGAPLAARSLGGPQERKLRGGTENAPGIAAFGAAAAWWRGHADAERVRLAALRDALTLALKQRIPDLIVNAERSPRVPNTLNLTLPGCRSDLMVMALDMREVAVSAGSACASGAVQHSHVLLSMGLGKEAASTALRFSMGLGNTLEEIGPCADRVAEAATAVRGT from the coding sequence ATGTCTCGCCATTACTTCGATCACAACGCCACGACTCCCATGCTGCCCGAAGCGGCCGAGGCCTACGCCCGCGGCGCTTTCGGGAATCCTTCCAGCCTGCATTGGGCCGGTCGCGCGGCGCGGGCCGCGGTGGAGGACGCCCGCGAGATGCTGGCCGGCTGGCTGGGCGTGTCGCCTGGCGAGATCGTTTTCTGCGCGGGCGGTACCGAAGCCGATAACCTGGCCTTATTGGGGGCCGCGGATTCGGGCAAGTTGCGCGGCTGCCATATCGTGGCCGCCTCCTTCGAGCATCCCGCCGTGCTGGAGCCGATCGGCAAGCTGGCGGCCGCCGGGTGGGAAGTGACCTGGGTGGATCCCGATCGCGACGGGGTGGTCCGGCCCGCTGCCGTAGCGGCGGCGTTACGTCCGGATACCGCCTTGGCGACGGTGATGGCGGCCAATAACGAGACGGGGGCGCTGCAGCCGGTGGCCGAGATCGGGGCCCTGCTGCGGGACCGCGGGGTGCCCTTCCATTGCGATGCGGTCCAGGCTTTGGGCAAAAGCGAGGTGCGCCCGCGCGATTGGCAGACCGATTACGTCGCGCTGTCGGCGCATAAGATCAACGGGCCCAAGGGCGTGGGGGCTCTGTACGTCCGGAAGGGCGCGCCCCTCGCGGCCCGATCGTTGGGCGGGCCCCAGGAACGGAAATTGCGCGGAGGCACGGAGAACGCGCCAGGGATCGCCGCCTTCGGGGCGGCCGCCGCATGGTGGCGCGGGCATGCCGATGCCGAGCGCGTCCGTTTGGCCGCCCTCCGCGATGCCTTGACCCTGGCCCTTAAACAGCGCATCCCCGATCTGATCGTGAATGCAGAACGGTCCCCCCGTGTTCCCAATACGCTTAACCTGACTCTTCCCGGTTGTCGCTCCGATCTGATGGTGATGGCTCTGGATATGCGCGAAGTCGCGGTCTCGGCGGGTTCGGCCTGCGCTTCGGGCGCCGTGCAGCATTCCCACGTGCTGCTTTCGATGGGTTTGGGGAAAGAGGCTGCGTCTACCGCCTTGCGCTTCTCTATGGGACTAGGGAATACCCTTGAGGAAATCGGACCTTGCGCCGATCGCGTGGCCGAGGCGGCCACCGCGGTGCGGGGGACCTGA
- a CDS encoding 3'-5' exonuclease, producing MLPFVTMVAFDVETTGLDPDKEDLLEIAGVKFTFEKRDGKLATKEISQYCSLVRPSKLIPEDATRVNNITNQMVENAPDQKPVLQAFLRFCGLSPILVAHNASFDAAFLGKAIRKQGLVMPQNPIIDSLKFIRKIMPEYASHKLSEIARKLGDQTGMVLNRGELHRATYDCVVLKEVMCTCLRKRYQDKDLAMDQAVKSFESVHGAPLSFAQFA from the coding sequence TTGCTTCCCTTCGTCACCATGGTCGCCTTCGACGTCGAAACCACAGGGCTCGATCCGGACAAAGAAGACTTGCTCGAAATCGCGGGAGTGAAATTCACGTTCGAAAAACGCGACGGCAAGCTTGCCACCAAGGAGATCTCGCAGTATTGCAGCCTGGTCAGGCCCTCCAAGCTCATCCCCGAAGACGCAACGCGCGTCAACAATATCACGAATCAAATGGTGGAGAACGCTCCGGACCAGAAGCCCGTGCTCCAGGCATTCCTCCGCTTCTGCGGGCTCAGCCCCATCCTGGTCGCGCATAACGCCTCCTTCGACGCGGCCTTCCTGGGCAAAGCCATCCGCAAGCAGGGCCTGGTGATGCCCCAGAATCCCATCATCGACAGCCTCAAATTCATCCGCAAAATCATGCCCGAATACGCTTCCCACAAGCTTAGCGAGATCGCGCGCAAGCTCGGGGATCAAACCGGAATGGTACTGAACCGCGGGGAGCTGCATCGCGCCACTTATGATTGCGTGGTGCTCAAAGAGGTCATGTGCACGTGCCTGCGCAAGCGTTATCAGGACAAGGACCTCGCGATGGATCAAGCGGTGAAATCCTTCGAAAGCGTACACGGAGCGCCTTTGAGCTTCGCGCAATTCGCCTGA
- the lspA gene encoding signal peptidase II, whose product MLEQSPSTAAFRSLLRWIALSALLLAGCRADMATKAWAKGSIQERPMTVVPQMLELRYAENRAIAFSMLHNLPDKSRAPLVLGLSSLALAALLSLIWSMRRQGVARLVPLALILAGALGNLQDRLAHGYVVDFVYVHWRDRWDFPVFNLADSLITVGTVLLLVEFVFRPASDQR is encoded by the coding sequence ATGCTGGAACAATCCCCTTCCACGGCCGCCTTCCGGTCCCTGCTCCGTTGGATAGCGCTCAGCGCCCTGCTCTTGGCGGGGTGCCGCGCCGACATGGCCACCAAGGCATGGGCCAAAGGGTCCATCCAGGAAAGGCCGATGACCGTAGTGCCCCAGATGCTCGAGCTCCGCTACGCCGAGAACCGCGCCATCGCCTTCAGCATGTTGCACAATCTTCCGGACAAATCCCGCGCGCCCCTGGTATTGGGTTTGAGCTCGCTGGCGCTGGCCGCCTTGCTATCCCTCATCTGGAGCATGCGCAGGCAAGGCGTGGCCCGCCTCGTCCCTTTGGCGCTCATCCTCGCCGGGGCGTTGGGAAATCTGCAGGATCGCCTCGCCCATGGTTACGTGGTCGACTTCGTATACGTGCATTGGCGCGACCGCTGGGACTTCCCCGTCTTCAATCTGGCCGATTCGTTGATCACGGTCGGAACCGTATTGCTGCTGGTCGAATTCGTTTTCCGCCCCGCTTCGGACCAGCGCTGA
- the mutM gene encoding bifunctional DNA-formamidopyrimidine glycosylase/DNA-(apurinic or apyrimidinic site) lyase produces MPELPEVETIVRMLAPNAQGRRIAAAELRLPRILLGMPAAELPAALAGRRIERVLRRGKYIVVELEGCTLVVHLGMTGQLTWSPAEYRETEGFARTLTGLERAKGVHPVDKHTHLLLHLDGGERILFRDPRTFGKIFLVPGRSWPEHPRLRILGAEPLDVKVKAFLAEAFPSDSARPVKALLLDQSFLAGVGNIYADEALFRSGIHPQAKVRDLKEAQRIALMESIKVVLRKGIRNQGTSFSDYRKPDGSEGGNYERLQVYGRGGEPCLECGTPLVKSVVAQRGTVHCPSCQPAPKRRR; encoded by the coding sequence ATGCCGGAACTCCCCGAAGTCGAAACCATCGTCCGCATGCTGGCCCCCAATGCCCAAGGGCGCCGCATCGCCGCGGCCGAGCTGCGCCTACCGCGCATCCTGTTGGGGATGCCCGCCGCCGAACTCCCCGCCGCCCTCGCGGGCCGCCGTATCGAACGCGTCCTGCGGCGGGGGAAATATATCGTGGTGGAATTGGAAGGCTGCACCTTGGTCGTCCATCTCGGCATGACGGGCCAACTCACCTGGTCCCCCGCGGAGTACAGGGAAACCGAAGGCTTCGCGCGCACCCTTACCGGCCTGGAACGGGCGAAGGGCGTCCATCCCGTCGACAAACACACCCATTTGCTCCTTCATCTCGACGGAGGCGAACGCATCCTTTTCCGGGACCCGCGGACCTTCGGGAAAATCTTCCTGGTTCCGGGCCGCTCCTGGCCGGAGCATCCGCGCTTGCGCATCCTCGGCGCCGAGCCCCTGGACGTGAAGGTGAAGGCCTTCCTGGCCGAGGCCTTCCCCAGCGACAGCGCCCGGCCCGTCAAAGCCTTGCTGTTGGATCAATCTTTCCTGGCCGGCGTGGGCAATATCTACGCCGACGAAGCGCTCTTCCGCAGCGGCATCCACCCCCAGGCCAAGGTGCGCGATCTGAAGGAAGCCCAACGCATCGCGCTGATGGAATCGATCAAGGTCGTACTGCGCAAGGGGATCCGGAACCAGGGCACATCCTTCTCCGATTACCGTAAACCGGACGGCAGCGAGGGAGGCAACTATGAGCGCTTGCAAGTGTACGGACGGGGAGGCGAACCCTGCCTCGAATGCGGAACGCCTTTAGTGAAATCCGTAGTCGCCCAACGCGGCACGGTCCATTGCCCAAGTTGCCAACCCGCCCCGAAACGCCGTAGGTAA
- the ispH gene encoding 4-hydroxy-3-methylbut-2-enyl diphosphate reductase, with amino-acid sequence MKIFLASPRGFCAGVQRAISIVEKALERFGAPVYVRHEIVHNQAVVSRLREKGAVFVEELEEVPINSVAIFSAHGVPTAVYTEADSRKLLTIDATCPLVKRVHSAVMRHNKNELQIVLIGHAGHPEVVGTMGQLPEGKMILVETPDDVRKLEGVNEDGLAYTTQTTLSIEETKDIIKALKQRFPNIKGPEKGDLCYATTNRQSAVTEMAKLVDILLVIGSANSSNSNRLRELGERMGKPSYLIDGPGNMKSEWLLGVENVGISSGASAPEDLVQDVVRWIQKEVPGTTAEDYVILEENVHFSLPDILNAPA; translated from the coding sequence GTGAAAATCTTCCTGGCTTCCCCCCGCGGCTTCTGCGCCGGCGTACAACGGGCCATCAGCATCGTCGAAAAGGCCTTGGAGCGTTTCGGCGCCCCGGTCTACGTACGGCACGAAATCGTGCATAACCAGGCCGTGGTTTCGCGCCTGCGCGAGAAGGGCGCGGTCTTCGTCGAGGAATTGGAAGAGGTCCCCATCAATTCGGTGGCCATCTTCTCCGCGCATGGGGTACCCACCGCGGTCTACACGGAAGCCGATTCCCGCAAGCTTCTCACCATCGATGCCACATGCCCGCTGGTCAAGCGGGTGCATTCCGCGGTGATGCGGCATAACAAGAACGAATTGCAGATCGTCCTCATCGGCCACGCCGGGCATCCCGAAGTGGTAGGGACCATGGGCCAGTTGCCGGAAGGCAAGATGATCCTGGTGGAGACCCCGGACGACGTGCGCAAGCTGGAAGGCGTCAATGAGGATGGCCTGGCCTACACCACCCAGACCACGCTTTCCATCGAAGAGACCAAGGACATCATCAAGGCGCTGAAGCAGCGGTTCCCTAACATCAAGGGCCCGGAAAAGGGCGATTTGTGCTATGCCACCACCAACCGCCAATCGGCGGTGACCGAGATGGCCAAGCTGGTGGACATACTCTTGGTGATCGGGTCGGCGAACAGTTCCAATTCCAACCGCCTACGCGAACTGGGCGAGCGCATGGGCAAGCCCTCCTACCTGATCGACGGCCCCGGGAACATGAAGTCCGAATGGCTGCTGGGCGTGGAGAACGTCGGCATTTCTTCGGGCGCATCCGCTCCCGAGGACCTGGTGCAGGACGTGGTCAGGTGGATCCAGAAAGAGGTTCCCGGCACGACCGCCGAGGACTACGTGATCCTCGAGGAGAACGTGCACTTTTCCCTGCCCGACATCCTCAACGCCCCCGCTTGA
- the rpmB gene encoding 50S ribosomal protein L28: MSRICDVTGKRRQKGNQVSHAMNHTRKFFQPNLHKKRFWLANEKRWITLKVSGAGLRFIAKNGIEAALKRADELCKAE; the protein is encoded by the coding sequence ATGAGCCGCATTTGCGACGTGACCGGGAAGAGAAGGCAGAAGGGCAATCAGGTTTCCCATGCCATGAACCATACCCGGAAGTTCTTCCAGCCCAACCTGCACAAGAAGCGTTTCTGGCTCGCCAACGAAAAGCGCTGGATCACCCTCAAGGTGAGCGGCGCGGGCCTTCGCTTCATCGCCAAGAACGGCATCGAAGCCGCCCTGAAGCGCGCCGACGAGCTCTGCAAGGCCGAATAA
- a CDS encoding DUF374 domain-containing protein: MRTLLLGLACLWLKTLRLRWPAGSALPGGAVIVLWHEHLPICMRAFAGRGIHVLISKSGDGEWAARACARMGYRVHRGSSSATARISAGAQAKAFGGLRTLARAAETGKSLVGMALDGPRGPRREPKPGSLWLARRLGVPIVPVFIEAPKAFRLGTWDRALVPFPFSRVEIKLGSPVFPGSTDELARAMEDAEAPNPETRLSYI, encoded by the coding sequence TTGCGAACCTTGCTGTTGGGTCTCGCGTGCCTCTGGCTCAAGACCCTGCGCCTGCGTTGGCCGGCAGGCTCCGCCTTGCCTGGCGGCGCCGTCATCGTCCTCTGGCATGAGCATTTGCCCATTTGCATGCGCGCCTTCGCCGGGCGCGGCATCCACGTACTCATATCCAAGAGCGGGGACGGCGAATGGGCCGCGCGCGCCTGCGCGCGTATGGGCTACCGCGTGCATCGCGGCTCTTCCTCGGCCACCGCCCGGATATCGGCGGGGGCGCAGGCGAAGGCCTTCGGGGGCTTGCGGACCTTGGCCCGCGCCGCCGAAACGGGGAAATCCCTCGTCGGCATGGCCTTGGACGGTCCCCGCGGGCCGCGCCGGGAGCCCAAGCCCGGTTCTTTATGGCTCGCGCGGCGCCTGGGAGTTCCCATCGTCCCCGTGTTCATCGAAGCCCCCAAGGCCTTCCGGCTGGGCACCTGGGACCGCGCCCTCGTTCCGTTCCCGTTTTCGCGCGTCGAAATAAAGCTGGGATCGCCGGTTTTCCCAGGGTCTACCGACGAATTGGCGCGGGCCATGGAAGATGCGGAAGCGCCGAATCCGGAAACCCGTCTTTCCTATATTTAG
- a CDS encoding homoserine O-acetyltransferase, producing the protein MPAQAEIPRTATAAASERMSVKTLILRLDLPAEGFRLVSGRFLKEVQVAYEIYGTLNAAKSNAVMICSPLTTDAHAAGYNPDYEREKDRIGWWDDMIGPGKAIDTNRYFVIASNMLGGCKGTTGPGSINPETGLPYGASFPKITVEDMVAVQRLLATQLGIDVLEAVVGGSMGGMQALQWAVAYPDKVRKCICIAAATCLSAQALGFEIIGRKVIVNDPHFQDGNYYGDGQLPARGLAYARMIGHLTYLSALSMHEKFGRNRKEEWNEVRFETGFEVESYLNHQGDQFVKRFDANSYLHITWAMDHFDLVQRYGSLDKAFAPSKAEFVLVALSSDWLFFPEQTRDLGRVLLRQKKIVSLVELESPYGHDAFLLEVANLSQVINGFMEKPAFAEAAKGVAAGVPPKNGSAKGGTASDAGVRNGGSVAAFGAGQDIRAMASLIGPGSHILDIGCGDGQLIDSLYRSLGVTGIGIDIALPHVVECLRKNVPVLQSDVDMGLSLIGDGAFDYAVLNRTLQEVKKPQLVLNEMLRVARKGIVAFPNFAFVGNRLSLLATGVMPVSEALPYNWHDTPNIHLFSLDDFRILCQREGIRVEKVLFLGASLLSKAFLGLGRPNLGAEFVIARIARDGAPARPADRS; encoded by the coding sequence ATGCCCGCGCAAGCGGAAATCCCGCGGACGGCGACGGCCGCGGCGTCGGAACGGATGAGCGTGAAAACGCTCATCCTGCGGCTGGATTTGCCCGCGGAAGGTTTCCGCTTGGTATCCGGCCGCTTCCTCAAGGAAGTCCAGGTCGCGTACGAGATCTACGGGACGCTCAACGCGGCCAAGTCCAATGCCGTGATGATCTGTTCCCCCCTCACGACGGACGCGCATGCGGCCGGGTACAACCCCGATTACGAGCGCGAAAAGGATCGCATCGGCTGGTGGGACGACATGATCGGGCCCGGGAAGGCCATCGACACCAACCGGTATTTCGTCATCGCGTCGAATATGCTGGGCGGATGCAAGGGAACGACGGGGCCGGGCTCCATCAATCCCGAGACCGGACTGCCGTACGGGGCCTCCTTCCCCAAGATCACCGTGGAGGACATGGTCGCCGTGCAGCGGCTGCTGGCGACGCAATTGGGCATCGACGTGCTGGAGGCGGTGGTGGGCGGCAGCATGGGCGGCATGCAGGCCCTGCAATGGGCCGTCGCCTATCCGGACAAGGTGCGCAAGTGCATTTGCATCGCCGCGGCGACCTGCCTTTCGGCGCAGGCTTTGGGATTCGAGATCATCGGGCGGAAGGTAATCGTCAACGATCCGCATTTCCAGGACGGAAACTATTACGGCGATGGCCAACTGCCGGCGCGCGGCCTTGCCTACGCGCGCATGATCGGCCATCTCACCTACCTTTCGGCGCTTTCCATGCATGAGAAGTTCGGGCGCAACCGGAAGGAAGAGTGGAACGAGGTCCGATTCGAAACGGGTTTCGAGGTGGAGAGTTACCTCAACCATCAAGGCGATCAGTTCGTGAAGCGCTTCGACGCGAACTCGTACCTGCATATCACCTGGGCCATGGATCATTTCGATCTGGTCCAGCGCTACGGTTCGTTGGACAAGGCTTTCGCGCCCTCCAAGGCCGAGTTCGTCCTGGTGGCGCTTTCTTCCGACTGGCTCTTTTTCCCGGAGCAGACCCGGGACCTGGGGCGCGTGTTGTTGCGCCAGAAGAAAATCGTTTCCCTGGTGGAACTGGAGTCGCCCTATGGGCACGATGCGTTCTTGCTGGAGGTGGCTAATCTTTCGCAGGTGATCAACGGCTTCATGGAAAAGCCCGCCTTCGCGGAAGCCGCTAAAGGGGTGGCCGCCGGGGTTCCGCCGAAAAACGGGTCCGCCAAGGGCGGGACGGCTTCGGATGCGGGCGTCCGCAACGGCGGGTCCGTGGCCGCTTTCGGAGCGGGCCAGGACATCCGCGCGATGGCTTCCTTGATCGGGCCCGGCAGCCATATCCTGGACATCGGATGCGGCGACGGGCAGTTGATCGACAGCCTGTACCGTAGCCTGGGAGTGACGGGTATCGGGATCGACATCGCCTTGCCCCACGTGGTGGAATGCCTGCGCAAGAACGTGCCCGTGCTGCAGAGCGACGTGGATATGGGGTTGTCCTTGATCGGCGACGGCGCCTTCGACTACGCGGTGCTGAACCGGACCTTGCAGGAAGTTAAGAAGCCGCAACTCGTGCTGAACGAGATGCTGCGGGTGGCCCGCAAGGGCATCGTCGCATTCCCCAATTTCGCGTTCGTGGGCAACCGGTTGTCCTTGCTGGCCACCGGGGTGATGCCGGTTTCGGAAGCCCTGCCTTACAATTGGCATGATACCCCCAACATCCATCTATTCAGCCTGGACGATTTCCGCATCCTATGCCAACGCGAAGGCATCCGCGTCGAGAAAGTGCTTTTCCTGGGGGCCTCCCTGCTTTCCAAGGCATTCCTGGGATTGGGCCGGCCCAACCTGGGCGCCGAATTCGTAATCGCCCGCATCGCCAGGGACGGCGCTCCGGCGCGGCCGGCCGATCGGTCCTGA
- a CDS encoding ABC transporter ATP-binding protein/permease has product MLRAFARRRKAVLLVLFLTAWGAGLLEGLFVWIAKMAVANELGGAWGWPLASLAAIVTARSLLLIFAARLEARAVFAWLAERRASLLNAAAGRDFPAYRDPWRNILVTSLEAGVNALAEGMGAGFRCLAAAANAIALAPMLFLFGWRPAAAAAALAFPAWLAGRWKSRSLTSSADAWNRSRLELSGELEAFADGLESEAGNGRLPGAAARVGTGLDAHAERAWRWEISKSIFPPALEWFGFMALAVLAWAARGAGPGGAPSAGSGGGFIALLPFGALLILLYRPIREWARNHPAYALGKRAFADQVNLQVTLEGFPRRAPRPPVPGGGVALEGVAFGYGSAPVFYGLDLRLAGGELAWITGRNGAGKSTLLKLIAGIESPAAGRILGPGGEAPCAYLPQRAYMEPDYADWARAYRSTHPSQWRELDAVLGLESLLEKGDGRGRWEGLSGGERQRLCLGRVFASPAAFLLLDEPTTWLTAADRERILGDLLAFWRRPRADGSQRGGALVSHEPFLGEFCARTVPLGAMRAGVAV; this is encoded by the coding sequence ATGCTTCGCGCCTTCGCCCGCCGCCGCAAGGCCGTCTTACTGGTGCTCTTCCTCACGGCCTGGGGTGCAGGGCTCTTGGAAGGCTTGTTCGTATGGATCGCCAAGATGGCGGTGGCCAACGAGCTCGGGGGCGCATGGGGCTGGCCTTTGGCTAGCCTGGCGGCCATCGTGACGGCGCGTTCCCTGCTTCTCATCTTCGCGGCGCGCCTGGAAGCGCGGGCCGTGTTCGCGTGGTTGGCGGAGAGGCGCGCTTCCTTGCTGAACGCGGCCGCCGGCCGGGACTTCCCCGCCTACCGGGATCCCTGGCGTAACATCCTGGTTACCTCCCTGGAGGCGGGAGTGAACGCCCTCGCGGAGGGGATGGGCGCGGGTTTCCGTTGCCTGGCCGCCGCGGCGAACGCCATCGCCTTGGCGCCCATGCTCTTCCTGTTCGGATGGCGGCCCGCGGCCGCGGCCGCGGCCCTCGCGTTTCCGGCCTGGTTGGCGGGACGATGGAAATCCCGATCCCTAACCTCATCCGCCGATGCCTGGAACCGTTCGCGCTTGGAGCTCTCCGGGGAATTGGAAGCCTTCGCGGACGGTTTGGAATCGGAGGCGGGAAACGGGCGGTTGCCCGGGGCGGCGGCGCGGGTCGGGACCGGCCTCGATGCCCATGCGGAACGCGCTTGGCGCTGGGAAATCTCCAAGTCCATATTCCCGCCGGCCCTCGAGTGGTTCGGCTTCATGGCCTTGGCCGTCCTGGCCTGGGCGGCGCGGGGGGCTGGACCCGGCGGCGCGCCATCGGCCGGTTCCGGCGGCGGTTTCATCGCTCTGCTGCCCTTCGGGGCCTTGCTGATTCTGTTGTACCGTCCCATCCGGGAATGGGCCCGTAATCATCCCGCCTATGCTTTGGGCAAACGCGCCTTCGCGGACCAGGTTAACCTCCAGGTTACCCTGGAGGGGTTCCCGCGCCGCGCGCCGCGCCCTCCGGTCCCCGGGGGTGGCGTGGCGCTGGAGGGCGTGGCTTTCGGCTACGGCTCGGCGCCGGTTTTCTATGGGCTGGATTTGCGCCTAGCGGGCGGGGAATTGGCCTGGATCACCGGGCGCAACGGGGCGGGAAAGTCGACCTTGCTGAAATTGATCGCCGGCATCGAAAGCCCTGCTGCGGGCCGCATCCTGGGGCCGGGCGGCGAGGCGCCTTGCGCATACCTGCCGCAACGCGCCTACATGGAGCCGGATTATGCCGACTGGGCGCGGGCCTATCGCTCGACCCATCCTTCCCAATGGAGGGAGCTGGACGCGGTCTTGGGCCTGGAAAGCTTGCTCGAAAAAGGGGACGGGCGCGGACGCTGGGAGGGCCTTTCGGGCGGCGAGCGGCAGAGGCTTTGCCTGGGGCGGGTTTTCGCTTCGCCGGCGGCCTTCCTTCTCTTGGACGAGCCGACTACCTGGCTGACTGCCGCCGATCGGGAGCGTATCCTCGGCGATCTGCTGGCCTTCTGGAGGCGGCCCCGCGCAGATGGATCGCAACGAGGCGGGGCCTTGGTTTCCCATGAGCCGTTCCTAGGCGAATTCTGCGCGCGCACGGTTCCGCTGGGGGCCATGCGGGCGGGTGTGGCGGTATGA